A genomic window from Oculatellaceae cyanobacterium includes:
- the trxA gene encoding thioredoxin — MSAAAQVTDSSFKQEVLESEIPVLVDFWAPWCGPCRMVAPVVEEIAQQYDGQVKVVKLNTDENPNVASQYGIRSIPTLMIFKGGQRVDMVVGAVPKTTLSNTLEKYLN; from the coding sequence ATGTCAGCAGCCGCACAAGTTACAGACTCATCATTTAAGCAAGAAGTACTTGAAAGTGAAATTCCCGTTTTAGTAGATTTTTGGGCTCCCTGGTGCGGCCCATGCAGAATGGTTGCACCCGTGGTGGAGGAAATCGCCCAGCAATACGATGGTCAGGTGAAGGTAGTCAAACTTAACACAGACGAAAATCCTAACGTTGCTAGTCAGTATGGTATCCGCAGTATTCCTACACTGATGATTTTCAAGGGTGGACAACGGGTTGATATGGTCGTGGGTGCTGTTCCCAAAACTACCTTGTCAAATACCTTGGAAAAGTACCTCAACTAA
- a CDS encoding DUF1257 domain-containing protein, protein MSHFSNIKTQIRNLTSLKAALTDIGINWKSGPETVRGYRGQTRNAEVVIEQDNGYDIGFSSNGKEYELVADLQYWQQPLSVDGFLNKVTQRYAYHSVLSETAKQGFQVAEQQNNADGSIRLVVQRWSA, encoded by the coding sequence ATGTCACACTTTAGCAACATCAAAACTCAAATCCGTAACTTAACTTCTTTAAAAGCTGCTTTAACTGATATCGGAATTAACTGGAAATCTGGCCCAGAAACAGTTAGAGGCTATCGCGGTCAAACCCGTAATGCAGAAGTTGTAATTGAGCAAGACAATGGTTACGACATTGGCTTTAGTTCTAATGGGAAAGAATATGAATTAGTTGCCGATTTGCAGTATTGGCAACAACCTCTATCTGTAGATGGTTTCCTCAATAAGGTGACACAACGTTATGCTTATCACTCAGTTTTGAGTGAAACAGCAAAACAAGGTTTCCAAGTTGCTGAACAACAAAATAATGCCGACGGCTCAATTCGTTTAGTCGTACAACGCTGGAGCGCATAA
- a CDS encoding YiaA/YiaB family inner membrane protein: MQQLHPQRDSAAWIFQTWAAFVLSIGMTTVGIVNLPADNWIKGFMGMGVAFSVGSTFTLAKTQRDFHEAKRLTSKIEEAKVEQLLSQHNSLK, translated from the coding sequence ATGCAACAGCTTCATCCTCAGAGAGATAGCGCCGCTTGGATATTTCAAACTTGGGCTGCTTTTGTGCTTTCAATTGGCATGACAACCGTTGGCATTGTTAACCTACCAGCAGATAACTGGATCAAAGGCTTTATGGGTATGGGAGTGGCGTTCTCAGTTGGTTCTACATTTACTTTGGCAAAAACACAAAGAGATTTTCACGAAGCTAAAAGATTAACTTCCAAAATTGAAGAAGCTAAAGTTGAGCAATTATTATCGCAACATAACTCTCTTAAATAA
- the ctaD gene encoding cytochrome c oxidase subunit I, with the protein MTQAQLQETANLPAHSSEPGQRNWRDYFTFNTDHKVIGIQYLVTGFFFYLIGGSLATAIRTELATPDPDLVTPDVYNSLFTLHGTIMIFLWIIPAGAGGFANFLLPLMIGARDMAFPRLNAVAFWIVPPAGLLLVSSFFIGSAQSGWTSYPPLSLMGNKGGEAIWILSLLLLGTSSILGALNFFVTLLKMRAPGMGLNQMPLFCWAMLATSGLVILTTPVLAGALILLAFDLLAGTAFFNPTGGGDPVVYQHMFWFYSHPAVYIMILPFFGAISEIIPVHSRKPIFGYRAIAYSSLAISFLGMIVWAHHMFTSGTPAWLRMFFMITTMIIAVPTGIKIFSWLATMWGGKIRLESPMLFAMGLISTFVVGGITGVMVAAVPFDIHVHDTYFIVAHLHYVLFGGSVFGIYAGIYHWFPKMTGRMLNETWGKVHFVLTYFGFNLTFLPMHELGLLGMPRRVAMYDPQFTNLNLVCTIGSYILAVSTIPFLVNAIWSWMYGAKASDNPWGALTLEWMTTSPPAIENFDVLPVLATGPYDYGIGDRRTEVNVAMSEAKDPVLSAGPSSVLRADPDPAVAVHPDDRQGESQNRE; encoded by the coding sequence ATGACACAAGCACAACTCCAAGAAACTGCCAATCTACCTGCCCACAGTTCAGAACCTGGGCAGAGAAACTGGCGAGACTACTTTACTTTTAATACTGACCATAAGGTAATTGGAATCCAATACCTAGTCACAGGATTTTTCTTTTATTTGATTGGGGGATCGCTTGCTACAGCCATTCGTACAGAATTGGCAACCCCTGATCCTGACTTAGTTACACCAGATGTGTACAACAGCTTATTTACCCTCCACGGAACGATCATGATCTTTCTGTGGATCATTCCTGCGGGGGCGGGAGGTTTTGCTAACTTCCTGTTGCCATTAATGATTGGCGCAAGGGATATGGCGTTCCCTCGCCTGAATGCCGTTGCTTTTTGGATTGTTCCCCCTGCGGGTTTGTTATTAGTTTCTAGTTTCTTTATTGGCTCCGCGCAATCCGGCTGGACTTCCTACCCTCCTTTAAGCTTGATGGGGAACAAAGGGGGAGAGGCAATTTGGATCTTGAGTCTGCTGTTGCTCGGTACTTCTTCAATTTTGGGTGCGCTAAATTTCTTTGTCACCCTATTAAAAATGCGTGCGCCAGGGATGGGGTTGAATCAAATGCCCTTGTTCTGCTGGGCGATGTTGGCAACTTCGGGGCTGGTAATACTTACCACACCTGTTTTGGCAGGAGCCTTGATTTTATTAGCATTTGACTTATTAGCCGGAACTGCCTTTTTTAACCCCACAGGTGGTGGCGACCCAGTTGTATACCAGCATATGTTCTGGTTTTACTCCCACCCTGCGGTTTACATTATGATTTTGCCTTTTTTTGGGGCAATCTCAGAAATTATCCCTGTACATTCTCGTAAACCGATTTTTGGTTACAGAGCGATCGCATATTCCAGTTTGGCAATCAGCTTTTTAGGCATGATTGTCTGGGCGCACCATATGTTTACCAGTGGAACCCCAGCTTGGTTACGGATGTTCTTCATGATCACCACCATGATTATTGCCGTACCAACTGGAATCAAGATATTTAGCTGGTTAGCGACCATGTGGGGTGGCAAAATCCGCTTGGAAAGCCCCATGTTATTTGCAATGGGATTAATTTCTACCTTTGTCGTTGGCGGAATCACCGGAGTTATGGTTGCTGCGGTTCCCTTCGATATTCACGTCCATGACACTTATTTCATCGTCGCTCACCTGCACTACGTTCTCTTTGGCGGTAGTGTTTTTGGAATCTACGCTGGTATTTACCACTGGTTCCCAAAAATGACAGGGCGGATGCTCAACGAAACTTGGGGAAAAGTTCACTTTGTCCTGACATACTTTGGCTTCAATCTCACATTTTTACCAATGCACGAGTTAGGGCTATTGGGAATGCCTCGGCGCGTCGCCATGTACGACCCTCAATTTACCAACCTCAATCTTGTTTGCACCATTGGTAGCTACATCCTAGCCGTTTCGACAATTCCCTTCTTGGTGAATGCCATCTGGAGTTGGATGTATGGAGCGAAAGCTAGTGATAACCCTTGGGGTGCTTTAACCCTGGAGTGGATGACAACTTCACCCCCAGCAATTGAGAATTTTGATGTGTTACCTGTATTGGCAACTGGCCCCTATGACTACGGTATAGGCGATCGCCGTACCGAAGTAAATGTGGCTATGTCTGAGGCTAAAGATCCAGTTTTGTCTGCTGGCCCTAGTTCGGTCTTACGTGCTGATCCCGACCCTGCGGTTGCCGTTCATCCCGATGATCGCCAAGGCGAAAGTCAAAATCGCGAGTAG
- a CDS encoding heme-copper oxidase subunit III, which translates to MQGSTIDPAKTELNYHHAAEATHTHHEEHPDFRIFGLIVFLVAEGMIFMGLFIAYLTFRAVTPTWPPEGTPQLELLLPGLNTIVLIASSFIIHQADSAIKKNNVAGLRTWFAVTALMGAAFLAGQLYEYFHLEFSLTTNLFASTFFVLTGFHGLHVTFGLILILAVLWRSLKQDHYSSENHFGVEAAEIYWHFVDVVWIILFLLLYIL; encoded by the coding sequence ATGCAAGGTTCAACAATTGACCCCGCAAAAACTGAGCTTAATTATCATCATGCGGCTGAGGCAACACATACCCATCACGAAGAACATCCTGATTTTAGGATTTTTGGATTGATTGTGTTCTTGGTTGCTGAAGGAATGATTTTTATGGGCTTATTTATCGCCTATTTAACATTCCGTGCTGTCACACCAACTTGGCCCCCCGAAGGAACCCCACAGTTAGAACTTTTACTGCCTGGATTGAACACAATAGTTCTTATTGCCAGCAGTTTTATCATCCACCAAGCAGACAGCGCGATTAAAAAGAATAATGTAGCAGGTTTAAGGACTTGGTTTGCTGTAACTGCTTTGATGGGTGCAGCTTTCTTGGCTGGTCAGCTTTATGAGTACTTCCACTTAGAATTTAGTCTCACTACTAACCTGTTTGCCAGCACATTTTTCGTCTTGACAGGTTTCCACGGTTTGCACGTTACCTTTGGTCTAATACTTATTTTGGCTGTATTGTGGCGATCGCTCAAACAAGACCACTACAGCAGTGAAAATCACTTTGGTGTCGAAGCAGCAGAAATTTACTGGCACTTTGTAGATGTCGTCTGGATTATTCTGTTTCTATTGCTCTACATTCTTTAG
- a CDS encoding leucyl aminopeptidase: MEFRAIDSTVLNWTGDALAIGFFENAVDLSEDLVQLDEKFTGTLKELIAETEFKGSVGSSATTRLGGGSQIRKIIIVGLGKQEAVKLDGWRRAAAVVARLARKEKCKTLGINLPVWNGDPGATACAIVEGVILALHQDNRFKSEPEDKPTALQQVDLLGFVGQEAAITRAQQICDGVILARELVAAPPNECTPITMAETAQAIADAHSLQLEILEKEDCERLGMGAFLGVAQASDLPPKFIHLTYKPQASPRRKLAIIGKGLTFDSGGLNIKGAGSGIETMKMDMGGAAATLGAAKAIGQLQPDVEVHFISAVTENMISGRAMRPGDILKASNGKTIEVNNTDAEGRLTLADALVFAEKLEVDAIVDLATLTGACIIALGDDIAGLWSPDDGLASQLTQAAEKAGEKFWQMPLEEKYFEGLKSPVADMKNTGPRGGGAITAALFLKQFVKETPWAHLDVAGPVWADKENGYNNSGATGFAVRTLVHWALGEA; this comes from the coding sequence ATGGAATTTCGAGCGATTGATAGTACAGTTTTAAACTGGACAGGAGATGCCTTAGCAATTGGATTTTTTGAAAATGCAGTTGATCTCAGTGAAGATTTGGTGCAACTTGATGAGAAGTTTACTGGTACGTTGAAAGAGTTAATTGCTGAAACAGAATTTAAGGGTAGTGTTGGCAGTAGTGCGACTACTCGTCTGGGCGGTGGTAGCCAGATTCGCAAAATAATTATTGTGGGGCTAGGTAAGCAAGAGGCGGTAAAATTAGACGGCTGGCGTAGAGCCGCGGCTGTTGTTGCTAGATTAGCCAGAAAAGAAAAGTGTAAAACACTAGGAATTAATCTGCCTGTATGGAATGGTGACCCAGGTGCAACTGCTTGTGCGATCGTCGAAGGAGTTATTCTAGCTTTACATCAGGACAATCGTTTTAAATCAGAACCTGAAGATAAGCCTACAGCATTACAACAAGTAGATTTATTAGGTTTTGTGGGTCAGGAAGCAGCTATTACCCGCGCTCAACAAATTTGTGATGGAGTAATTTTAGCCAGAGAATTAGTAGCGGCTCCACCAAATGAGTGTACTCCCATCACAATGGCAGAAACCGCTCAGGCGATCGCAGATGCCCACAGTTTGCAACTTGAAATCTTGGAAAAAGAAGATTGTGAACGCCTTGGGATGGGTGCTTTTCTTGGTGTTGCACAAGCATCTGATTTACCACCAAAATTTATCCACCTCACTTATAAACCACAAGCAAGTCCCCGCCGTAAATTAGCAATAATTGGTAAAGGTTTAACCTTTGACTCTGGCGGTCTTAACATCAAAGGCGCTGGTAGCGGCATCGAAACCATGAAAATGGATATGGGCGGTGCTGCTGCAACTTTAGGTGCTGCTAAGGCTATTGGACAACTTCAGCCAGATGTCGAAGTTCACTTTATTAGTGCAGTCACCGAAAACATGATTAGCGGTCGCGCCATGCGCCCTGGTGACATTCTCAAAGCCTCAAATGGCAAAACTATCGAAGTCAACAATACCGATGCTGAAGGACGGCTTACCCTAGCTGATGCCTTAGTATTTGCAGAGAAGCTAGAAGTTGATGCCATTGTTGATTTAGCAACACTTACGGGTGCTTGCATCATAGCCTTGGGTGATGATATTGCTGGTTTATGGAGTCCCGACGACGGTTTAGCGTCCCAACTTACTCAAGCTGCTGAAAAAGCAGGCGAAAAATTTTGGCAGATGCCTTTAGAAGAGAAATACTTTGAAGGTCTCAAATCCCCCGTTGCTGACATGAAGAACACTGGGCCTCGTGGTGGTGGTGCAATTACCGCGGCGTTGTTCCTCAAACAGTTCGTTAAAGAAACTCCTTGGGCGCACTTAGACGTTGCTGGCCCAGTCTGGGCAGATAAAGAAAACGGCTACAATAACTCTGGCGCAACTGGATTCGCAGTACGTACACTGGTTCATTGGGCGCTAGGAGAAGCTTAA
- a CDS encoding ferredoxin, with translation MSNLSQSPFDPNSNRSGLEPELGGFLRDSPERSGFEPELGGVLRQKGVYVDEITCIGCKHCAHVARNTFYIEPDYGRSRVVRQDGDPEEVIQEAIDTCPVDCIHWLDYTELKKQEEERQYQVIPIVGYPLDHAIVTANKRRQKQKKQQKKQP, from the coding sequence ATGTCTAATTTATCGCAGTCACCGTTTGATCCGAACTCAAATCGTTCTGGTTTAGAACCAGAATTAGGTGGATTTTTAAGGGATTCTCCTGAGCGTTCTGGTTTTGAGCCGGAATTAGGCGGTGTGCTGCGACAGAAAGGCGTTTATGTTGATGAAATTACCTGTATTGGCTGTAAGCATTGCGCTCATGTAGCTCGGAATACATTTTACATTGAACCGGATTATGGGCGATCGCGTGTTGTCCGTCAAGACGGCGACCCTGAAGAGGTAATTCAAGAAGCGATTGATACCTGTCCGGTTGATTGTATCCACTGGCTAGATTATACAGAGTTGAAAAAGCAAGAAGAAGAACGCCAGTATCAGGTAATCCCAATTGTAGGTTATCCCTTAGATCATGCAATTGTTACTGCTAACAAACGTCGTCAAAAACAGAAAAAGCAACAAAAAAAACAACCGTAA
- a CDS encoding transglycosylase SLT domain-containing protein, with amino-acid sequence MKKSSIVVYRSNTYRQKQAPSKMAVASGIGVAALVIGATMLGASNDWYGKLMTWRPLIGQNSINSANQENSKVLHLVSLPTSERAASLEAIAQGKNSLEQSRARYLLATDLLQQKQATKALSWLEGLDKNYPVLAPYVLLKRSQAYELSGDKAKYQEVLRELVKSYPDSPVAAEAMYVLGSRERQFWDQAIAKFPSHPRTLEIIRQQLTQNPNQQKLMLLLVKYAPDSPNITSVLDQLSKQYAAQLKPEDWELIASSYWQNQEYSKAASAYMGATETPFNAYRVARSLELSGQKPAAINAYQYVVSHFPNAQETAGSLIRLANLSDLPEALSDLDQVQAKFPERASQALSAKAEMLVASKNTQAAQQNLQLLLTKYGNSEAAAEYRWKEARSRAAAGDLQAALQLAQTITVENPNSLYAARATFWSGKWARILGNEKQAKKMFEKALAQYPQSYYAWRSAVHLGWDVGDFTTVRQLSPDIVRPTARSQPPAGSKTFKELYQLGQDRDAWILWQTELQNRLQPTVAEQFTDGLLKLKLGKHQQGIALISKLEDRETPAEQAEYQAIRERMTYWRSLYPFPYMEFIEKWSQQRQINPLLVTALIRQESRFEPAIKSPVGATGLMQLIPTTAAAEAKTENLQQYSLTNPRDNIQLGTAYLDTTHQHYNNNSLLAVASYNAGPGNVSKWLKEKPLTDPDEFVEAIPFEETEGYVKNVFGNYWNYLRLYNPEVSQQLAQHSASQSTAMR; translated from the coding sequence ATGAAAAAATCAAGTATAGTTGTTTACCGCTCGAATACATATAGACAGAAACAAGCCCCAAGCAAAATGGCAGTTGCTAGCGGTATAGGAGTAGCTGCGCTTGTGATTGGAGCAACTATGTTGGGAGCAAGTAATGATTGGTATGGAAAATTGATGACCTGGCGACCTTTAATAGGTCAAAACAGTATTAATTCTGCCAATCAAGAAAACTCGAAAGTTTTACATCTAGTATCTTTACCAACATCAGAACGAGCGGCAAGTTTAGAAGCTATAGCCCAGGGTAAAAATTCTTTAGAGCAAAGTCGCGCCCGCTATCTGTTGGCGACAGACTTGCTGCAACAAAAGCAAGCAACAAAAGCTTTGAGTTGGTTAGAAGGGTTAGATAAAAATTATCCAGTTTTGGCACCCTACGTTTTGTTGAAACGTTCCCAAGCTTATGAATTAAGTGGGGATAAAGCCAAATACCAGGAAGTATTACGCGAACTTGTAAAAAGCTATCCCGACTCACCTGTAGCGGCTGAGGCGATGTATGTTTTGGGAAGTAGGGAACGACAATTCTGGGATCAGGCGATCGCCAAATTCCCTAGTCATCCTCGCACGTTGGAAATTATCCGTCAGCAATTGACACAAAATCCGAATCAGCAAAAGTTAATGTTGCTGTTGGTCAAGTATGCTCCTGATTCACCTAACATTACTTCAGTATTAGACCAGCTATCTAAACAGTATGCTGCACAACTCAAACCTGAAGACTGGGAACTGATCGCCTCATCTTATTGGCAAAATCAAGAGTATTCTAAAGCGGCATCTGCTTATATGGGTGCTACCGAGACTCCATTTAATGCTTATCGTGTTGCTAGATCCCTAGAGCTTAGCGGACAAAAGCCAGCAGCAATTAACGCTTATCAATATGTAGTCAGTCATTTTCCCAATGCTCAAGAAACTGCTGGTAGCTTAATCCGTTTAGCTAACTTATCAGACCTACCAGAAGCATTGTCAGATCTAGATCAAGTACAAGCTAAATTTCCAGAACGAGCAAGTCAAGCTCTCAGTGCTAAAGCTGAGATGTTAGTAGCAAGCAAAAATACTCAAGCTGCTCAACAAAATCTGCAACTGTTATTAACTAAGTATGGTAACTCGGAAGCAGCAGCAGAATATCGTTGGAAGGAGGCACGATCTCGTGCTGCGGCGGGTGACTTACAAGCAGCCTTGCAGTTGGCGCAAACTATTACTGTGGAAAATCCTAATAGTTTGTATGCTGCCAGAGCAACTTTTTGGTCAGGGAAATGGGCAAGGATACTAGGCAACGAGAAACAAGCCAAAAAGATGTTTGAAAAGGCACTGGCTCAGTATCCTCAGTCTTACTATGCTTGGCGCTCTGCTGTCCATTTAGGTTGGGATGTGGGAGATTTTACCACAGTACGTCAATTATCTCCTGACATTGTGCGACCAACCGCGCGATCGCAACCCCCTGCGGGTTCTAAAACCTTCAAAGAATTATATCAGTTAGGGCAAGATCGTGATGCTTGGATACTTTGGCAGACAGAATTACAAAATCGCTTACAACCAACGGTAGCAGAACAGTTTACAGATGGATTATTAAAACTCAAGCTAGGTAAACACCAACAAGGAATTGCTCTAATTTCTAAACTAGAAGATCGTGAAACTCCAGCAGAGCAAGCAGAATATCAAGCTATACGCGAAAGAATGACTTACTGGCGAAGCTTATATCCATTTCCCTATATGGAATTTATCGAAAAATGGTCACAACAACGTCAAATCAATCCTTTGCTAGTAACTGCTTTAATCCGGCAAGAATCACGCTTTGAGCCAGCAATTAAATCTCCTGTCGGCGCTACTGGTTTAATGCAGCTAATTCCTACCACTGCTGCTGCTGAGGCTAAAACTGAAAATTTGCAGCAATATTCACTCACAAATCCTAGGGACAATATCCAGCTAGGAACAGCCTATCTAGACACAACTCATCAGCACTACAACAATAACTCTCTATTAGCTGTTGCTAGTTATAATGCTGGCCCTGGTAATGTTTCTAAATGGCTTAAAGAAAAACCACTAACTGATCCAGATGAATTTGTTGAAGCAATTCCTTTTGAAGAAACCGAAGGATATGTGAAAAACGTTTTTGGTAACTACTGGAATTATTTGCGACTATACAATCCAGAAGTTAGTCAGCAGTTAGCTCAACACTCAGCTAGTCAGTCAACAGCAATGCGTTGA
- a CDS encoding saccharopine dehydrogenase-like oxidoreductase, which produces MSAEQVTGLSNFPAVKQINVGVLGFGGLGQAAARVIAPKKEMLWVAAADQKGYAYHAEGLDPSSCSKIYQSHGSLGYLEPYGTLSNSSIEELISKASVDGYFLALPNLPNTFMADVARAFIASGWQGVLVDAMKRTSAVEQLLQLKDELQQAGITYMTGCGATPGLLTAAAALAAQSYTEIHSVKITFGVGIAHWEAYRATIREDIAHLPGYDVERARAMTDAEVEALLDQTNGIITLENMEHADDVMLELAGICPRDRVTVGGVVDTRNPKKPLSTNVKVTGRTFEGKISTHTFTLGDETSMAANVCGPAFGYLKAGVTLHRRGIYGLFTAAEIMPQFVQ; this is translated from the coding sequence ATGAGTGCAGAGCAAGTTACAGGTTTAAGCAACTTTCCAGCCGTCAAGCAAATAAATGTAGGTGTTTTGGGCTTTGGTGGTCTGGGTCAAGCTGCTGCTAGAGTGATCGCGCCTAAAAAAGAGATGCTTTGGGTGGCAGCAGCCGATCAAAAAGGCTATGCCTATCATGCTGAAGGATTAGATCCAAGTTCTTGTAGTAAAATTTACCAGTCTCACGGGTCGCTGGGTTATTTAGAGCCTTATGGCACTCTTAGCAATAGCAGTATTGAAGAATTAATTAGTAAAGCTTCTGTAGATGGCTATTTCCTAGCCCTCCCGAATTTGCCTAATACATTTATGGCTGATGTCGCGCGGGCATTCATTGCCTCTGGTTGGCAAGGGGTGTTAGTAGATGCGATGAAACGTACCAGCGCCGTTGAGCAATTGTTGCAGCTAAAAGATGAGCTACAACAAGCTGGTATTACTTATATGACTGGTTGTGGTGCTACACCTGGGTTATTAACAGCAGCAGCAGCATTAGCCGCTCAAAGCTATACAGAAATCCATAGTGTCAAAATCACTTTTGGTGTCGGAATTGCTCATTGGGAAGCTTATCGGGCGACTATTCGGGAGGATATTGCTCATTTACCAGGCTATGATGTCGAACGCGCCAGAGCTATGACTGATGCTGAGGTGGAAGCATTACTAGATCAGACAAATGGCATCATTACCCTGGAAAATATGGAACACGCTGATGATGTGATGCTAGAACTAGCTGGTATTTGTCCACGCGATCGCGTTACTGTTGGTGGCGTGGTGGATACTCGCAATCCTAAAAAGCCTCTAAGTACGAATGTTAAAGTTACAGGTCGCACTTTTGAAGGCAAAATTTCTACCCATACATTTACTTTAGGTGACGAAACCAGCATGGCAGCCAATGTTTGTGGCCCCGCTTTTGGCTATCTCAAAGCTGGGGTGACATTGCACCGTAGAGGAATTTATGGTTTGTTTACTGCTGCTGAAATTATGCCTCAGTTTGTGCAGTAG
- a CDS encoding DUF2997 domain-containing protein, with protein MSMETLEFVIYPDGRVQEKVTGIIGASCTEVTAAIESQLGNVINQEQTSEYFAQEVNQTAIATTQATYSEW; from the coding sequence ATGAGCATGGAAACGTTAGAGTTTGTGATTTATCCCGATGGTCGGGTTCAAGAGAAAGTGACGGGAATCATTGGTGCCTCCTGCACCGAAGTAACTGCTGCGATTGAATCTCAGCTTGGTAACGTCATTAATCAGGAGCAGACATCTGAATATTTTGCTCAAGAAGTTAATCAAACAGCAATAGCGACAACGCAAGCAACCTACAGCGAGTGGTAG
- a CDS encoding LOG family protein, translating into MVSSPANDLESLQTELAELVEKLPSLKHGKWIQRSLEVLVRLSEQEIDRLDWKILSAAMQDMERAFKVFYPYRHVRKITIFGSARVSPDTPEYRMAVDFARRVTQQGFMVMTGAGGGIMQGGNEGAGAENSFGLNIELPFEQGANPYIQGDPKLIDFKYFFTRKLFFLRESDAIAFFPGGFGTQDEAMECLTLCQTGKYGPVPMVLIDRPGGNYWQAWEAYVHTHLVEPGLVSPEDPSMYTITDNLDVACEVINSFYKVYHSSRYVEGKFVIRLKSELSDRCVEHLNNEYSDILVKGKIEKAQAFPQELADGTEKLPRLALHFNQRDFARLYQMIYTINRLCTPLQETVHPEIK; encoded by the coding sequence ATGGTATCTTCTCCTGCAAATGATCTTGAATCACTGCAAACGGAATTAGCTGAGTTAGTTGAGAAGCTACCGAGCCTAAAGCATGGAAAATGGATACAACGATCGCTAGAAGTATTGGTCAGGCTTTCCGAGCAGGAAATTGACCGACTAGACTGGAAAATCCTCAGCGCCGCTATGCAGGATATGGAGCGGGCTTTTAAGGTGTTTTATCCTTACCGACACGTCCGCAAAATCACAATTTTTGGGAGTGCGCGGGTGTCGCCAGATACTCCAGAATACCGCATGGCTGTAGACTTTGCTCGTCGTGTGACGCAACAAGGCTTCATGGTAATGACTGGTGCTGGCGGGGGCATTATGCAAGGGGGTAATGAAGGGGCGGGTGCGGAAAATTCTTTTGGTCTTAATATTGAACTACCTTTTGAGCAAGGGGCAAATCCCTATATTCAAGGCGATCCAAAGTTAATTGATTTTAAGTACTTTTTTACACGGAAGTTATTTTTTCTGCGAGAAAGTGATGCGATCGCATTTTTCCCTGGTGGCTTCGGTACTCAGGATGAAGCGATGGAATGCTTAACACTTTGCCAGACTGGTAAGTATGGCCCAGTTCCGATGGTATTAATTGATCGACCTGGTGGTAACTATTGGCAAGCTTGGGAAGCTTATGTTCATACTCATTTAGTTGAACCTGGTTTAGTTAGCCCAGAAGATCCCAGTATGTATACAATCACAGACAACTTAGATGTAGCTTGTGAGGTAATTAATAGCTTTTATAAGGTTTATCACTCTAGCCGCTATGTTGAGGGCAAGTTCGTCATCCGCTTGAAATCAGAGTTATCTGATAGATGCGTTGAGCATTTAAATAATGAATATAGCGATATTTTAGTCAAGGGAAAAATAGAAAAAGCTCAAGCTTTTCCTCAAGAGTTGGCAGATGGAACTGAAAAACTACCTCGTCTAGCTTTACACTTCAACCAACGGGACTTTGCACGCTTGTATCAAATGATTTACACCATTAATCGGCTATGTACTCCTTTACAAGAAACAGTGCATCCAGAAATTAAATAA
- a CDS encoding chlorophyll a/b-binding protein: MQDAPKVITPPIMDVADRNAWKTGFTPQAEIWNGRLAMLGFAIGIIIELTSGDGILHFWGLM; the protein is encoded by the coding sequence ATGCAAGACGCACCTAAAGTAATTACACCTCCGATTATGGATGTCGCAGATCGGAACGCTTGGAAAACTGGCTTTACTCCACAAGCTGAAATTTGGAATGGTCGTTTAGCAATGCTGGGCTTTGCAATAGGGATAATAATTGAATTAACTTCGGGCGATGGGATTTTACATTTCTGGGGTTTGATGTAG